A portion of the Canis lupus baileyi chromosome 6, mCanLup2.hap1, whole genome shotgun sequence genome contains these proteins:
- the SDE2 gene encoding splicing regulator SDE2 isoform X2: MLRALGAQIEKTTNREACRDLSGRRLRDVNHEKAMAEWVKQQAEREAEKEQKRLERLQRKLAEPRPCFTSRAYQQQCHEMAERLEDSVLKGMQAASSKMVSAETGESRKRPNKSKADRGARAGKRKCFWLGMDGLQTAEESSSETSDDDGEEAPSTSGMSPQALDGGRDDMELAAGSSHHCPGASVPSAASQSPEPPPTPGTGSGHAVSAGRCARLGQSSAEGRVDETMAVETEKSQEERGTEGEEPKEDEAAGPGATGELKQLEMAGRDRAAEAAPGEGRESAPLASLEGSQSGSTDPGQDTIDLLAFSSVAEMEALGLDRLKCELMALGLKCGGTLQERAARLFSVRGLTREQIDPALFAKPLKGKKK; encoded by the exons ATGCTCCGTGCACTTGGTGCTCAGATTGAGAAGACAACCAATCGAGAAGCTTGCCGGGACCTCAGTGGAAGGAGGCTACGAGATGTCAACCATGAAAAAGC GATGGCTGAGTGGGTGAAACAGCAAGCTGAGCGAGAGGCTGAGAAGGAGCAGAAGCGCTTGGAGCGCCTGCAGCGGAAGCTTgcagagcccaggccctgctTTACCAGCCGGGCGTACCAGCAGCAATGCCATGAGATGGCTGAACGCTTGGAGGACTCTGTCCTCAAAG GCATGCAGGCTGCCTCCAGCAAGATGGTGTCGGCAGAGACTGGTGAGAGTCGGAAAAGACCCAACAAATCAAAAGCAGACAGAGGAGCCAGAGCAGGGAAAAGGAAGTGCTTTTG GTTGGGCATGGATGGACTGCAGACGGCAGAGGAGTCCAGCTCAGAGACCTCGGATGATGATGGGGAAGAAGCTCCTAGTACTTCGGGAATGAGCCCGCAGGCTCTAGACGGCGGCCGCGATGACATGGAGCTGGCAGCCGGGTCCTCCCACCACTGTCCAGGGGCAAGTGTGCCGAGTGCAGCCTCTCAGTCCCCGGAGCCACCGCCGACCCCAGGGACAGGCTCTGGGCATGCTGTCTCCGCAGGCAGGTGTGCTAGGTTGGGGCAGAGCTCTGCTGAGGGTCGTGTGGATGAGACGATGGCCGTGGAAACGGAGAAAagccaggaggagagggggaCAGAAGGTGAAGAGCCCAAGGAAGATGAGGCCGCAGGCCCTGGAGCGACTGGGGAGCTAAAGCAGTTGGAGATGGCTGGCAGGGACAGAGCTGCGGAGGCTGCGCCTGGAGAGGGCAGGGAAAGCGCCCCCCTTGCCAGCCTGGAGGGAAGCCAGTCAGGAAGCACA gATCCCGGTCAGGACACGATTGATCTGCTGGCATTCAGCTCTGTAGCTGAGATGGAGGCACTGGGTTTGGACAGGCTCAAGTGTGAACTGATGGCCCTGGGACTGAAATGTGGGGGCACCCTGCAGGAGCGGGCAGCGAGACTCTTCTCTGTCAGGGGACTGACAAGGGAACAGATTGACCCTGCTCTGTTCGCCAAGCCTTtgaaggggaagaagaaatga
- the SDE2 gene encoding splicing regulator SDE2 isoform X1 produces MAEAAPLVWVRGPGFGCKAVRCASARWSAQEVVRRHCRDQAVPVECFFVKCNGSLVDANDRVQHGAVYSLEPRLFGGKGGFGSMLRALGAQIEKTTNREACRDLSGRRLRDVNHEKAMAEWVKQQAEREAEKEQKRLERLQRKLAEPRPCFTSRAYQQQCHEMAERLEDSVLKGMQAASSKMVSAETGESRKRPNKSKADRGARAGKRKCFWLGMDGLQTAEESSSETSDDDGEEAPSTSGMSPQALDGGRDDMELAAGSSHHCPGASVPSAASQSPEPPPTPGTGSGHAVSAGRCARLGQSSAEGRVDETMAVETEKSQEERGTEGEEPKEDEAAGPGATGELKQLEMAGRDRAAEAAPGEGRESAPLASLEGSQSGSTDPGQDTIDLLAFSSVAEMEALGLDRLKCELMALGLKCGGTLQERAARLFSVRGLTREQIDPALFAKPLKGKKK; encoded by the exons ATGGCGGAGGCCGCGCCGCTGGTGTGGGTTCGCGGCCCCGGCTTCGGGTGCAAGGCGGTGCGCTGTGCCTCGGCCCGGTGGTCCGCCCAAGAAGTGGTCCGCCGACACTGCCGGGATCAG GCTGTTCCAGTGGAATGCTTTTTTGTGAAGTGCAATGGATCACTCGTTGATGCCAATGACAGAGTGCAGCATGGCGCGGTTTATAGTTTGGAACCCAGGCTCTTCGGTGGAAAAGGAG GGTTTGGATCTATGCTCCGTGCACTTGGTGCTCAGATTGAGAAGACAACCAATCGAGAAGCTTGCCGGGACCTCAGTGGAAGGAGGCTACGAGATGTCAACCATGAAAAAGC GATGGCTGAGTGGGTGAAACAGCAAGCTGAGCGAGAGGCTGAGAAGGAGCAGAAGCGCTTGGAGCGCCTGCAGCGGAAGCTTgcagagcccaggccctgctTTACCAGCCGGGCGTACCAGCAGCAATGCCATGAGATGGCTGAACGCTTGGAGGACTCTGTCCTCAAAG GCATGCAGGCTGCCTCCAGCAAGATGGTGTCGGCAGAGACTGGTGAGAGTCGGAAAAGACCCAACAAATCAAAAGCAGACAGAGGAGCCAGAGCAGGGAAAAGGAAGTGCTTTTG GTTGGGCATGGATGGACTGCAGACGGCAGAGGAGTCCAGCTCAGAGACCTCGGATGATGATGGGGAAGAAGCTCCTAGTACTTCGGGAATGAGCCCGCAGGCTCTAGACGGCGGCCGCGATGACATGGAGCTGGCAGCCGGGTCCTCCCACCACTGTCCAGGGGCAAGTGTGCCGAGTGCAGCCTCTCAGTCCCCGGAGCCACCGCCGACCCCAGGGACAGGCTCTGGGCATGCTGTCTCCGCAGGCAGGTGTGCTAGGTTGGGGCAGAGCTCTGCTGAGGGTCGTGTGGATGAGACGATGGCCGTGGAAACGGAGAAAagccaggaggagagggggaCAGAAGGTGAAGAGCCCAAGGAAGATGAGGCCGCAGGCCCTGGAGCGACTGGGGAGCTAAAGCAGTTGGAGATGGCTGGCAGGGACAGAGCTGCGGAGGCTGCGCCTGGAGAGGGCAGGGAAAGCGCCCCCCTTGCCAGCCTGGAGGGAAGCCAGTCAGGAAGCACA gATCCCGGTCAGGACACGATTGATCTGCTGGCATTCAGCTCTGTAGCTGAGATGGAGGCACTGGGTTTGGACAGGCTCAAGTGTGAACTGATGGCCCTGGGACTGAAATGTGGGGGCACCCTGCAGGAGCGGGCAGCGAGACTCTTCTCTGTCAGGGGACTGACAAGGGAACAGATTGACCCTGCTCTGTTCGCCAAGCCTTtgaaggggaagaagaaatga